In the genome of Peromyscus eremicus chromosome 1, PerEre_H2_v1, whole genome shotgun sequence, the window AGTGGTTGAGTCAGAGAGAAGGTATGGAAGAGGTCATGCAAGGCAGCTTGGGTCCCTGAGAGCAGGGAGAGGAGACTGAGTTCTAATGAGGTCTTCAGGGAGGAATGGGATGCAGCCTGATCTTACTTAGCTAAAATCCCTCGGGCAGCTGGCTCCTCCAGCCAGTGTCCCAGGGCGGAGAGCCTGGGAGTTGAGCTCTGGATGAGACTGGAGGCGACGGGTGTTgttaaggaaggagggagggagccaaGTTAGGCTCGTGGTTAAACGGATTTATTTTCTAGGGGACACAGCATTCATTCACGTTTCCGCAGGTGGATGTAGATGATGCCACTGACCAGGGCGAGTGGGAAAGCCACCCAGGCCAGGGCGAAGCAGTAACCGAAGCTACCACCAGGTGGGTGCTTCTTCAGGATCTCCTCAGCGTGGAGAGCGTAGATCAGTGCCCCGGAGAACACGGCTGCACCTGCGGAACCGGAACCGCAGTGTGAGGCTGGGTGTGCAAGGAGGCCGCACTGCCCCGGGTCCTCAGCAGTACCCCAGCCACCACAGACACCCAACTGCTGCAGGGTGGCTTTGGGCACCTTGTTTCACTTCTGGTCCCCAACTGATCATCTGTGAAATAGGCCATGGCAGCTATCCATCCATGgaattttttaggttttttttatgAGCCAAATATGCAAACATGAGTAAGTAACATGGCAGGGGGATGTTTCTCTGGGAACCCAGGAAGGATGTTTCCAAAACCACCATGATTAACTCAGCCCTTTGCACCTagagccaaaaaaacaaaaaaacaaaaaacaaaaaacaaaaaacccagagctgtgTGTTCCCATCTCATCGACCTCTTTGTCCTCCAAACCTTTTAAGCCTCAAATTATTTGACCTTAAAAAAAAGTGGAACATGACTTGATGTCCCACACCTACACTCTCAgcgactcaggaggtagaggcaagagaatagatagctcaaggctagccagggccatttagtgagaccctttttccaaataaaaaaataagaagagggTGGGGGAAGCACATGCCTAGAATCCACCAGTGTGGAGCTGGGATCATGCCTCAGAGATAGCCTGTCTAGCATGGCATAGCCTGTGTATATCCCCAATACCGAGTGAAGAGAAAAAGTAAACTCCCTGAACAGGTAGGTGTACAAGAAACAGCAGTTGGCTGATATGATTCAGAATATTCCTTTTGTGGGATCTCTTAGCTGCCTCCATTCCTGGAACCCAAATCATTTACAAAAACCTGCTTCTCAGGCACTGCTCAGTAAGGTCCCAAGACCACCACAGGACCTCTGAGAACTCCCAAGTCCACAGAGGCTGTCCTTGGGGGAAGGCCTAGCGTGGTGTACTCCTGTTCCCCGATCTTGGGGAAGTGCTTACTGGTGCAAAGCTGGCAGAGGCCGGTGGCGTAGAAAAGCCCTCCTCTTCGCATGGTGTAGAGCTGGAACATGAAGAGGATGAAGGACAGGCAGCAGAGGATGAGAGAGAGCACCATGAGTACCTGCACTGCCTTCAGCCAGCCTGTAGGGGGAGACACAGGGGAGGTCACAGCCTGCCCGCCCCACCCCCGGGCCCTTGCTGATCTCTGCCCACTCCAGGTTCAGCCAGGCAAGCTTCATGGGTGTATGTGTTACAAGGATCACATACCATGCAAACACCTTCCTGATGAGTTCCATCCCCACCCTCACTTGCTGTCACTTAGAATTTTGGAAGGAGGCAACTCCATCTCTTTAGAACTCTGGCCCTTCCTTACTCTGTCCAGCTTCAATGAATGGCTCCCATCCACATTTACAACACTAGCTCCATTTCCTTACAACTTTGGAAAGCCTTATCCTCTCAGAATTTAGGGAGCTTTCTCCCCATTCCTTAAGCCTGTAGATGTGGCCACCACCCTTTCTGGATCCATCAGAACAGAGGCAGGGGCCTTCCCATTTAGACAGGTTGCCTATGCCAGCCCCAGATGTTCACAGCCTAGGCTTGGTTCCCAACCCTGGTCCTGGCCTACTTGGGGCCTTCTGTGCCCTCAGCGAGACACTTACCATTCTCACTGACGTTACTGCAGGCCCATGTTTGGGTGGTGGTGTTCCAAGTGCAGTCATACCACAGGTTCAGGGACCCCTTCTCTGGGAGAGTCCACCAGGACTGGAAGGATAGAGACCAGCGAGGGTGAGGAGGGCAGGACGGAGtcagggagagtggggatgggggCACCTAGAAGGTGTGGACCGATGGGCCAAAAGGGTGGGCAGGGCTAGGGAAAGGACTGGCCCAGAAGTAGGAGTAGGGGGCGCAGGCAGGGAGCCGCAGGCTTAAGAGCTGGGCTGGAGCCGGGGTTCACCGTGAGCTGGAAGCTTACCTTGTCCAAAGTGGCCACAAAAAGCAGGATGAGAATGAGGATGTGAAGGGCAGAGACCACTAACAGGAGGAGTGACATGGCCGCCAGATGCCTGGCTCAGAGCAGGGGGACAAACCTGCAGAGGGCGGGCAAGAGGGCGGGGTCTGGCTCCAAGTCAGAGGGCTTGGGAAGGCCCCTGGgtgtgagggagaaggggagtagGCTGAGCAGTCCTCCCTGGGGAGTGGAAGGGTGAGCCCAGTGAGCCCAGCTCCTGTGCTCCTGTGCTCTTGAGCGGCCTAGAGAATGTCCTACCTGGACTTTGGGAGACAGATGAACAGGACTGACAATATATTGGCACATCTGCAGTGCCTTCCTTGTCCCTGGGCTATGTGGGTCACCCTATGACAGTTTACATTGATGCCCCTTCTAATCCatcaggaggagcaggagctgcCCCCAGGACAGGCATCCTtgactcactcactctctcctcATGGGGTGAGTCATGGGTGACTCATCCCCCTCCCTTCAGCACCAGAGAGACTCCAGGCCCTGGCTGGGTCTCTCCGGTCCTCACCCCACCCTACTGCAGACCTAAGGCTCCGGACACTTGGGGAAAAGAATTagaaggagggggggggggtctgagTGGCGAGACCACCTCCTGCCACCCTTCAGTGTCCAGAGAACTCAGCCCTGGGAGCCCTCCTGCACCCCGTAATCTCAGGAGAGAGTGGAAAGACCCCATGGAGAGGCTACAGGACTTTTCCCATGGTGCTCTGTTGGGACCACAAGTACTGTAGATGGCCCTACTCCTCCCTGTATCCCCACCACAAAGGCTGAGAGATCACTTCTTCAATTCCCAGTGTCCTCCGAGCTGCGCTGCGTGGAGGGTTTCTTCCTGCTGAGGGTGCCCCTCCCATGGTGCCACGCTGCCTAGTAAATCAGGTCCTGTCTGAATAACGAATTGAAAACTTACCGAGAGTCGCTGAAGAAGTCAGAGTTGGAGTCTGTCCTCGTTTGGGCCTCTTGCCCCGCCCTTctgctccctccttccactctgaGGCCCCcgcctccctcagcctccctcagcctccctccaccccttACTACTcacccttccccctctccttcccccctctctcctttctctccctcttctggtgGTTTCTGCTTCTCTTAACTCTCAATATATACCAGCCCTTTTATATCCACTTTGGCCTCGCCCAGCTGAGCTCCGCAGCCAGGGGAGGGCACAAGAACTTGGTTCCTTATTTCTCTGCCCACCCAGTCATACAGTGGGCATGTTCTGGGACCTCCTTTTAGGGCTCAGATGAGAAGTCTTTGGGGCCCTGGGGTGGGGCACCTTACCTCCTTGGACCAGATGCCTTCTCTCTTTGATGGAGTTTGGGGCAGAGTGGATGACACATGAGTCTGCAGAAGGCCAGACTCCTGTGACATAGATCAAACTTTGGGCTGACTCTGAGCTGGGACAAAAACTATGAATCTATGGAAAGGAGCAGGATGTATCCTTTTTctagtgccaccattttctggttgTGTGACTTTGGGTAGATTATTtcacttctctgggcctcagtttgcAAATCTGTATAGTGGGTACAATATACAGTCAGTAAAGAAAATAGAGTGATGGAAATAATGactaggtgggtggatgggtgggggcTTAGTAAAACAAGATAATCCTGGAAGGCCTCTTGGAAGATGTgattctgagattaaaggaaaGGAGTCATTTGGACactagagagaaaataaaattgttcaGGCCCCGAGAACAAGCTCCTGTTGTGTGGGGAGCAGACAGAAGGGCCAGTGTGGCTGGAGCCCAGGGAGCCCAGGGTGTGGTGAGCAGGGACATCAGAGGATTTCCTTGAACATTCATGGAGGAACCTTTTACTGTAAGTGTTATGGGAGGCCATTAGAATTCTCACAGCACTGTGCCCCCTGGGCTGTAATGTGAACTGCCATTATTTATTCTCAGGACACTGGCTTAGGTGGTGTGGATGATGACTGAGTATATCTGCGTTCCTCGGCAGGGGACCAAGTCCTGGTTCTGATGAAGTAAGGGCTGGGGACCTGGATGATGGATGTGTGGACATCTGACGGGGccagagctgggtgtgatgaTCTATAAGCCTCGAGGTGAGAGCTGGCTAGGCTGGTGATTGAGAGACCAGGAACTGGACACCATACAGTAGACTCTGGAGCCACTCACTGGCTCTGTGATGCTGGGCAAGTTACTAATGACCTCTCTATGgttttttcttcatctgtaaaggaGGGATAGTGTAGTGGGTGATAAGTCTTTTGTGCACCAACGCAGCAATCCAAACTAGACCAAATTAGGAAAAGCCTGGTTTAATGGGAAAAGCGTTCCCaggtgagaggagacagggatgcgAGACCGGaagaaccacgtgtctgttttctgggatgcagctttaggtaccctgtgggagtggtcttcaGCCTcttttggggaggagctgtgtttggcgggttTTGAAAaggcgggtttagggaaagagatgggggaggagagtttgaggtggatcttccaccagaacatttcAGACtctgggtatagggatgccagggcgccaggggttgaggtggagctccacCCAAACAGTGGGTAGCATAGGTCTAGAGCAGTGCTTGGCAGCTTTGTGCAGCTTACAGCAGGCATTGGGGCTCCTAGTGGAGTCCGGGGCACTCTGGTTCAGAGGCTCTAGTAATTGGAGAAAAGGCAAATACTTGGGTCCACTGAGTCGCAAAGCTAAAGTTTGGAATCCTAAACgagggtggcgggggtggggtggtggtggtgacgggGAGAGCACAGACTTGGGGAAGTCTAACTCTGAGCCTGGACGAAGTAGAGTGGGTTACTGAGGATAAAACTGAGGGCCTGGGGTGCAGTCTTGCGCTCCTCTGAGGCTGCATCCCAGGACTGCGAGGAGTGTTGGAGCCAGGAGCAAGGAAGATGCTAACTGGCAGAAGAGGCCTGGAACAGATTTAACACCCCTTCAAAGAGCTGGAACAGTGCGGTACTGGGGTACCTGGAGGAGGCGTTTAGGGAATCCCCAGCAGTAGTGACCCGGAGAAGTTTAAGTATCTGGAAACCAAGGGTGGTGGCGGGATCTCCCCCGCCCAGGCCCCTGAGGAGCTCTGCATAGCAGCCACTTCCTCCCACAGGAAACCGCAGGCGTCAGCCACACCCAGCCTCCAGGCAGCGGCCCCAGCGCTCTCGCAGAAGAACCACACGGGGTGCAGCGCTTGGCTAGAGGAAAGGACTGCCGGAGGCTCCGCCCACTCTCACTTCCGCCTCGGCCCTACGTGCCCACAAACCGTTGGTCGCGCATGCGTAGTGAGCCTGTGTAGGAAGTGAGATAGTGGTGAGCGTTCCTCCAAACCATAAATTACCCAAATGACCAGTCCAAGGCACGCATTTCTTGGGCCGGTACTGAAGGACCCTGCCTAGCCCCAAAGTCTAGTCTTCTAAATGTTTCTCTCCAGGCGCCTTCAGTTTCTGCTCCCCGGATACACGCTGCCCAGAGTCCGAGCTCCACGAATCCCATTTTGACCTCCCCAGAGCCTGCCCCTCCAAGACGTCCAAGTCACCCCCACCGCCTCACTGCGCTCCCTTTAAAGAATAAGGCCCGCCCCAAAGCCTAAAGCCCCGCCTTCCCACTAGAGTCCCCGCCCCCTAGAGGCCAGAGCGCCTGCTCCATAGTTCCGCTCTCCCCCGGACCCAGACCCCTCCCCAAGTCCCGCCCCCTACAGCATCCAAGCCCCTCCTCTTGGCCATTTACGACCTCCGGTTCCTCTGCTCAGCACGCAGTTCCTCCCCTTCCCGTAGCCCCGCCCTTTATCCCtggctcctcctcccccctctctcctagCTTCAGCTCCTAGGAGCTGACTCCTAGGGCAGAgattctccaccttcctaatgctgtgaccctgtgATACAGTCCCTCAGGTTGCGGTGACCCCAACCAtgtattttcgttgctacttcataactgtaattttactactattatgaatcgtaatgtaaagaTCTGCTATTGTGacgaccctgtgaaagggtcgtcaGCTCATGGGTCTGGATCCACGTGTTGAGAACCGCTGTTCTAGGGTCTTAGCGCCGCCCCTGCGGGTGCCTCTGGCCTCGCCGCTCAGCGGCCATCCCCTCAGTCCACTGCGACTTCCATCAGTCtgtcctgccctcccctgccgcTATCCTCAGGCTTCATTGGCTCCTTGTCTCCCCAGTAACCAGATCACAACAGTGAGGTGGAGCAGCTAGGACAGGTCAGGCACTCAAGCAGGTGGTAGAGCCGAGACGTCGCCCCCGCCCCCAGCGGGCCGGGGCTCGGAGGTGCGGAGAGGCCGCCCCGGGACCCAAACCGTGTGTGTTTGCCGTGAGCGATGTCCCGGTGTAGCCCCTGAAGAGTCGAGGTCCAGAGAGGCCGCAGTGCCGTTGATCGCCCTGTGCTCTGACTTGCATGCTCTGGTGTCCCCTGCAGGAACGCCGCCGCCACTGTGGCCAGGATGCGTTTGGGCTTGTCGGCCAGGAGCATATCCGAAGAAGGAAGCGATGTCTTCCTGGAGGGACCGGGTAATTCATGATTCCACCTCTCCTCCGAAGTTCCCTTTCTGTTCTCAGCTTCTCCAAGTTCCAgagccagggctggggaggcctCTCAGGAGCTTCCTTTCCTGGAAGAGGACTCCTGACATGTGGAGGGGACAAGCCAGGCAGTCGGGTGGCCAGAAAGACCTTAGACTTCAGGAGAGGTTTGAGTGGGGCCCAGGACATCCAGACATAGTCAGGggaggaccagtgagatggttcagcgaATAAAGGCTCTTGGCATCAAGCCCGACAGCCTGAGGAATCCACATGGTGGGTTCCTCGACTCCCTCTGGCCCTACTTTCACcacatacatgtaatttaaatcagaaaaggaaaaagcaccagcgtggtggcacacacctttcattccagagctggggaggcagttTGAGTTTCAGGTCAATCAGGGCTGGCtgcatagtaaaaccctgtctgggggaaaaaaaaagtacccGGAGAACAGTATAAGCAGGTATATGGCTAGGGTAGGAGCGGAGGGTTTCTCAGTCTTGTGTACACTGGTTTGGGCCAGTTCTCAAttgaggggctggaaaggtgggaAGCTGGTGGGAAAGACTGAAGAGATGGGTAGGGCAGGCTCCTTGGGGCTTGGATGCCAGGCTGAGGTATCTAAGAAGAAGGAAGGGTCCATTCTGGGCGTAGGAAGTCCTTGGGGACTTTGTAGGGAGGTGAGCGGGAGATGGGATGAAGGTTCTGCAGGATGGGATGAGATGAAGCGTGAGCCCAGAGGACagttggagagagggaggggcacAAAGGAGAGATGCCACCCACTGAGGGCTAAGAGAAAGCCATTTTCTCTAGTCCCAGGTGCCAGAGACCAGAAGGCCTCTCAGGAGCATCCTCAAGCCAGGATGGGTTAGGAGGTCAGTTTTGCTGGGAGACACAGGGACTGAGATGGAGTCCCAAAGGATGTTAGGGCTGGGACTGCAGTACAGTTGCAGTTTGCGAGACCCTGAAGGGACCAGAATTCCTAGGTTCTGGGGATGACTGGCAGTCCTGATGCCCTCTGAGTCCTTTGCCCGGTCTCACCCACAGTGGATTGGGAGCTCAACCGCCTGCAAAGGCAATGCAAAGTGATGGAGAGAGAACGGAGGGTGTACAGAAAGGAGGTTAATCAGCGCATCAGCAAGCAACTGTGAGCTGGGGAGAAGAACGGAGAAAGGACTTCTGCGCCctaggaggagggaagacccgGAGAGAAGCGCAGGGGCGGGGGAGGAGCGGGGGCAGCGGAGTGGTGGTCAAAGAGACAGGATAGAGGGTAGGGACAGGAGGAGGTACAGGGTCCCAGAGTTGCAGAATCTCCGGAGAGTCAGGTGCTGGAGAAGGGAAAAGGTaggggaggagcagggggaggaaagagaggagggaaggggttgGGAGAAGCACGGGGTCAGGAGGAGGGTTGGGGCTCTCAGTGAGCGGGAGCGAGCAGGAGCTGGGTTTTGAGCGTTGCTGCCTTGCTGGTGTggaccctcctccctgctcctccgGACAGCGAGGAGATTCGGCAGCTGGAGGCGTTGCGAGCCAAGCTCCAGATGCAGATCAGCGTGGCACAGAGCCAAGTCAAGCGACCGAGAGACACCAAGCATTTGGAGGACATGGAGCGGCTACTCAAGTGCAGGGCCCAGGTGCAGGTGGAAGCCGAGGCGCTGCAGGAGCAGAACCGGGCACTGGACAAGCAGGTGGGTTCTCCTAGTCGGCGGCTGTCATCCCATCAGACCCTGTAGTAAGGGTTCTAAGCCGCAGCGACCTTACCTGAAAGATGGAGCCACCAAAACCTTCCACCCCGAGCTAAGGATggttttttttacttctgtaaaagcagcactcaggaagctgaggcaggaaagttgctgtaaattcgaggccagtctgggctacaggagaaCCCCACACCCTGCAATGTGCAAAGCATAATAAAATATCTCCCAAACTCTAAATTTTAGCTGGAAAAAGCGACTTTgaatactcttttttttgttgttgtttttttcaagacagttttggtgcctgtcctagaactcactctgtagaccaggctggcctcgaactcatagagatctgcctgcctctacctcccaagtgctggcattaaaggtgtgttccaccattgCTGGGTTAACTTTGAATAATTTTAACCACTGGAAAAGACTGCTTTCTAACTTTgggaaggttttgtttgtttgttttgttttgttttgtttttctttcaagacagggtttcattgtgtaaccctggctgtcctggaactcactctgtagaccaggctagccttaaactcagagatgttcttgcctctgcctcccgagtgctggaattaaaggtatgtgccattacacctggcttttttttttttttttagacaggtctTACTATGTtatcttgaactcatagagatctgcctgactctgccttctgagtgttgggattaaaggtgtgggctaccatTCTGGGCCCTGGGAAGCATTTTTTGAACTAATGGCCCtaatttttctttgtcttggaGCTCTTAATTTCTTAGtaagtttttaaatttactcTTGTTGTATGTTcactggtggtttttttttttttgttgtttgtttttgttttgttttgtttttgttttttgaggcagggtttctctgtgtagttttagtgcctgtcctggaactacagagttgctctgtagaccaggctggcctcgaactcacagagatctgcctggctctgcctccggagtgctaggattaaaggcatgtgccaccactgcctgtcctcactggtggttttttgttttgtttttttccacccgcatgtatgtctgtgtgaggtgtcaagccctggaacaggagttacagacagttgtgagctgccatgtgggtgctgggaattgaacaccggttctctggaagagctaccagagttcttaacctctgagccgtctctccagcccccttagtaaggtttgtttgtttttaattctgagaTAAGCCTCAGGAAGTCAGAGTCATGGTGAGAGATAGCTCTGAGAGTTGAAAGCCTTGATTTGCAGCTTGGCTGACTGTCAATACTGCTGACATTCCTGTCCTGGCCTTGGTAAATGGTGTGAAGGTGATCCAGCTGAGTCACGCCCAGTGTGGACTGCTAGCTCCCAGAAAGTGGCAGGGTGATGCTGTCACTCCCTTGGTTGGGTCACGTCACTAAGACCCGGTTTTAGTAGACTGCAAACTGAAGGGAGGCTACCCACCAGCACCAAAGAGCTGCCGTGCCGTGGAGAGCCATATGGCAGGGGGGCAGAGGGGCTTTTCTCCCAGTGCTGAGGTGCTGTGCCcatgactagttttatgtcagcttgtcACAAGCTAAACACATTTGGGAAgggggaatcttaattgagaaaatgcctccgtaaggtGTTCCTGGGTGCTGTTAGAAATCAGGCTAAGGATGCCGTGAGAAAgccaggttccttccctgacttccttccctGATGGACTGTGTTCAGGAtgtgtaagctaaaataaacccttttcttcccaagttgcttcttGTTCATGGTGTTCTATTACGGTAATAGAAAACTAAGACATCTGCCAGAAGCGCAAGAGATCTCACACTGGGCCGATGCCTGGGTCGAAGCTTTGGGAGATCCTAAGCCTGGTGACCCAAGAACTATGATATCAATATGATACTGATACAGTTTAAATTTGGAGATACCCAAAGGACAATTTCCAGATGCTTAAGAGAGGGGGCttcccctgcccctcaccagctccagcactcgggagagtagGCCCCACACCTCATGCGGACAGgacaatagagctggccctggcggTGTGGGCACAgatgagctggccctgaggagtGAGAGCAGATGAGCTGGCCCCGTCCCTCACCTCCGCAAAGGGAGACAGCTGGCCCTGCTGGCACAGGCATAGGAGGTGGGGCGGGCTGACAAACTCAGCCACCACCCAGGCCcggatccagggctttgagttggcccatcccataCCTACCCATCTAAGAACTGCTGAAGTGCATGAAGGTGCTGGccctgcagaaccaaagctgcagaatctccacgacacagggcaacaacaggatgtctgagaggagtcccagtgatttcagtattgatagtgtagcagaagccagaggcctcgaaccagaccaatgactcactgcagtgaacacttgcaagtaaagataaacGGGCAAAAGCATACACTGGTTGATGCAccgtgacacactgcagcttccactgtgagattttttccttaatttgcattttcatttttttaattttattttctgtcaggGGAAGTTTCAAGGGTAAAGGGCAGATacagagggatggggagatgagtgggattggggtgcatgatatgaaattcacaaagaatcaaaaagttcaaaaaaaaaaaaaaaaaaaaaaaaaggttagccgggcagtagtggcgcacgcctttaatcccagcactcgggaggcagagccaggcggatctctgtgagttcgaggctagcctggactacagagcgagttccaggaaaggcgcaaagctacacagagaaaccttgtctcaaaaaaccgaaaaaaaaaaaaaaaaaaaaaggttgaggcTTCATGAGAGGTCCTTAGGTTACTGGGGAGGTGCCCTTGAAGGTTGCGGTGGgaccctgtctctgactctgcatCCTGGCTCCTTTTGGATGGGTTTGTTCTGATTCTGGCGCCCTACCATCCCTATCCAGGGCCTTCTCCAGGCATCCAAAGCAAGGGGAACACTGATCTAGGGCTGGAACTCCTAGGTCTGTGAGCCACGCCagccttctctcttcccagcGTAGCTGCTTCTACACACTAGTTGTGATGGAAGCTGACTGGTAGTCATGCAGACGGAGAACTTGTAAGAGTGGCCCGtcgccacagcagcagcagcagcagcagcagcagcagcagcttagCACTGCCTTAGAGCCCTGGTGGCAAACCTCTGGTTGAGTTGTCCCAGCAGACCCCAGTGCTGCCTGTTTGATGGTTATACTTTAGCCAGCCCAGTTCAAGCAGCCCACTCTTTGTGTCAGAAGAAGTCAGGAGCCATTTGTAAAAATAATATGCATATTGAAAACTGTTcatatttaattctttttaaaatttcttgtagccgggtggtggtgatgcatgcctttaatcccagcacttaggaggcagaggcagaggcaggtgtggatctcttgctgtgagttcaaggccagcctggtttacaggacagactccaaagctacacagagaaacactgtttagaaaaaaaaaaaaaatttttcttgccgggcagtggtggcgcacgcctttaatcccagcactcgggaggcagagccaggtggatctctgtgagttcgaggccagcctggactacagagtgagtcccaggaaaggtgcaaagctacacagagaaaccctgtctcgaaaaaccaaaaaaaaaaaaaaaaaaaaaaaaaaaaaaaaaaaaaagaaagaaaagaaaaaattctttttattttattattttttttttttggtttttttttttttttttttttttttgagacagggtttctctgtgtagctttgtgcctttcctgggactcactcggtagcccaggctggcctcgaactcacagagatccgcctggctctgcctcccgagtgctggggtctgTGTgaagtatatgcatgtgtatgtacatggaggtacctgtggagtccagaagggggcaccagattcccctagagctagagtgaTAGGTAGTTGTGCATCATGTCaagtgggtgcttggaactgatcacaacatgtgctcttaactgccaagccagtTCTCCACATATTTGATTCTTGAAACTCACCATCTGGGTGTGTGCATTTGGCTCTGCTGCTCCTTTCAGTTCT includes:
- the Emp3 gene encoding epithelial membrane protein 3 encodes the protein MSLLLLVVSALHILILILLFVATLDKSWWTLPEKGSLNLWYDCTWNTTTQTWACSNVSENGWLKAVQVLMVLSLILCCLSFILFMFQLYTMRRGGLFYATGLCQLCTSAAVFSGALIYALHAEEILKKHPPGGSFGYCFALAWVAFPLALVSGIIYIHLRKRE